One Methanocaldococcus villosus KIN24-T80 genomic window carries:
- a CDS encoding TIGR00296 family protein: MRLLTLEEGKFAVKFARFVIENFLKGYDIEIENYPEVFNEKRGCFCTLHTYPDRELRGCIGIPEPIMPLIEALKEAAISSATRDPRFPPVSLEEMDNIVIEISILTPPELIEVSHPREYLQKIKIGRDGLIIRFGPYSGLLLPQVPVEYGWDVEEFLANLCLKAGLPPDMWLDENVKIYKFQAQIFEEVEPRGEVIEKILY; the protein is encoded by the coding sequence ATGAGATTATTAACATTAGAAGAAGGAAAATTTGCTGTTAAATTTGCTAGATTTGTTATAGAAAATTTTTTAAAAGGATATGATATAGAAATTGAAAATTATCCTGAAGTTTTTAATGAAAAGAGAGGATGTTTCTGTACATTACACACTTATCCAGATAGAGAGCTGAGAGGTTGTATTGGAATTCCTGAACCAATAATGCCATTAATAGAAGCTCTAAAAGAAGCAGCAATAAGCTCAGCTACAAGAGACCCAAGATTTCCACCAGTAAGTTTAGAAGAAATGGACAATATAGTTATAGAGATATCTATATTAACCCCACCAGAATTGATAGAAGTTAGCCATCCTAGGGAATATCTTCAAAAAATAAAAATTGGTAGGGATGGTTTGATAATAAGATTTGGCCCATATTCAGGTTTATTACTACCACAAGTGCCTGTAGAGTATGGATGGGATGTTGAAGAGTTTTTAGCAAATCTCTGTCTAAAAGCAGGATTACCTCCAGATATGTGGTTAGATGAAAATGTTAAAATATACAAATTTCAAGCACAGATATTTGAAGAAGTTGAACCTAGAGGAGAGGTTATAGAAAAAATATTATATTAA
- a CDS encoding transcription elongation factor Spt5: protein MIFAVRTMVGQEKNIAELMYGRVEKENLDVYSILASEALKGYVLVEAESEGVVKELIKGMPRVKGLVKGTINIEEIEQLLTPKKIIENIEKGDVVEIIAGPFKGERAKVIKVDKNKEEITLELENATVPIPITLPVESVKIISKQK from the coding sequence ATGATTTTTGCCGTGAGAACAATGGTAGGTCAAGAAAAAAATATAGCTGAACTTATGTATGGGAGAGTAGAAAAAGAAAATTTAGATGTTTATTCAATATTAGCTTCAGAAGCTTTAAAAGGATATGTTCTAGTTGAGGCAGAATCTGAAGGAGTTGTTAAGGAGTTAATAAAAGGAATGCCTAGAGTTAAAGGATTAGTTAAAGGAACAATAAATATTGAAGAGATAGAGCAACTTTTAACTCCTAAAAAAATCATTGAAAATATTGAAAAAGGTGATGTTGTAGAAATAATAGCTGGGCCTTTCAAAGGGGAGAGAGCAAAAGTAATAAAAGTTGATAAAAATAAAGAAGAAATTACATTAGAGTTAGAAAATGCTACAGTACCTATTCCTATAACTTTACCAGTTGAGAGTGTTAAAATTATATCAAAACAAAAATAA
- the ftsZ gene encoding cell division protein FtsZ, translated as MKFLEKVLKEEGIEEKEDFEMSPEDQELLEILEQTKARITVVGCGGAGNNTITRLYTEGIEGAKTVAINTDAQQLLRTKADKKILIGKKLTRGLGAGGNPKIGEEAAKESAEEIKAALQDSDMVFITCGLGGGTGTGSSPVVAEIAKKLGALTVAVVTLPFLMEGKVRMRNAIQGLEKLKQFTDTLVIIPNEKLFDIVPNMPIKLAFKVADEVLINSVKGLVELITKDGLINVDFADVKAVMSNGGMAMIGLGDSDSENRAKEAVQMALNSPLLEVDIEGAKGALIHVMGPEDLTLEEAKQVVSTVSSKLDPEATIIWGATIDENLENTLKVLLVVTGVKPTIDFEKGIIRKTHKKDKLKKELGIPDI; from the coding sequence GTGAAATTCCTAGAAAAAGTGTTAAAAGAAGAAGGAATAGAAGAAAAAGAAGATTTTGAAATGTCACCCGAAGATCAGGAGCTTTTAGAAATATTAGAGCAAACTAAAGCAAGGATTACTGTTGTTGGATGTGGAGGGGCAGGAAATAACACAATAACAAGATTATATACAGAAGGAATTGAAGGTGCTAAAACAGTGGCTATAAATACTGATGCCCAACAATTATTAAGAACAAAAGCTGATAAAAAGATATTAATTGGAAAAAAATTAACAAGAGGTTTGGGTGCAGGAGGAAATCCAAAAATTGGTGAAGAAGCTGCTAAAGAGAGTGCTGAAGAAATAAAAGCTGCTTTACAAGATTCTGATATGGTATTTATAACCTGTGGATTGGGAGGAGGAACTGGAACAGGTTCTTCACCAGTTGTTGCTGAGATAGCAAAGAAATTAGGAGCATTAACAGTGGCTGTTGTAACTTTACCATTTTTAATGGAAGGTAAAGTTAGGATGAGAAATGCTATTCAAGGTCTAGAGAAGTTAAAACAATTCACAGATACCCTTGTTATTATTCCAAATGAGAAACTATTTGACATTGTCCCAAATATGCCAATAAAATTAGCTTTTAAAGTAGCTGATGAAGTATTGATCAATTCAGTTAAAGGTCTGGTAGAGTTAATAACAAAAGATGGTTTAATTAATGTAGATTTTGCTGATGTAAAGGCTGTTATGAGTAATGGAGGAATGGCAATGATTGGTTTGGGTGATAGTGATAGTGAAAATAGAGCTAAAGAAGCTGTTCAAATGGCATTAAATTCTCCACTTTTAGAAGTTGATATTGAAGGGGCTAAAGGAGCATTAATACATGTCATGGGTCCAGAAGATTTAACTTTAGAGGAAGCTAAGCAAGTGGTTTCAACAGTCTCCTCAAAGTTAGATCCTGAGGCTACAATAATATGGGGTGCTACAATAGATGAAAACTTAGAAAACACATTAAAAGTCCTGCTAGTAGTTACAGGAGTTAAACCAACAATTGATTTTGAGAAAGGTATAATAAGGAAAACTCATAAAAAAGACAAATTAAAAAAAGAGTTAGGAATCCCAGATATTTAA
- a CDS encoding DNA topoisomerase IV subunit A, producing the protein MANIPKIPKKPREIAKQKIMELAKKMYEDLKKGIRPKIKMPIRSLSNALFDRDKGSFTLAGKEKTRTLTVSQAKIFAQTAKMLELAKQLLDTDDFATLREAYYVSKNWGEARFDDQQVSNNVIEDLEAALGVLREHLGFIPEEDGSAVVGPLKIIEETSEGELVVDCRKLGTGAYNIPNDVTKLNLETNADFVLAIETSGMFARLNAERFWDKHNCILVSLKGVPARATRRFIKRLNEEFDLPVLVFTDGDPYGYLNIYRTLKVGSGKSVHLADKLSIPDARLIGVTPQDIIDYDLPTHPLKEQDIKRIKDGLNNDDFVRSFPKWQEALKQMLKMGVRAEQQSLAKYGLKYVVNTYLPEKIKDDSTWLP; encoded by the coding sequence ATGGCTAACATCCCTAAAATTCCAAAAAAACCTAGAGAAATAGCTAAACAAAAAATTATGGAATTAGCTAAGAAGATGTATGAAGATTTAAAAAAAGGTATTAGACCTAAAATAAAAATGCCAATTAGAAGTTTGTCTAATGCACTTTTTGATAGAGATAAAGGTTCTTTCACATTAGCTGGAAAAGAAAAAACTAGAACTTTAACAGTTAGTCAAGCTAAAATATTTGCACAAACTGCAAAGATGTTGGAATTGGCAAAACAGCTTTTAGATACTGATGACTTTGCTACATTAAGGGAGGCTTATTATGTTTCAAAAAATTGGGGAGAAGCAAGATTTGATGATCAGCAAGTCTCAAACAATGTTATTGAAGATTTAGAAGCTGCTTTGGGAGTTTTAAGAGAACATCTTGGATTTATTCCAGAAGAGGATGGAAGTGCTGTTGTAGGGCCATTAAAAATAATAGAGGAAACCTCTGAAGGGGAGCTTGTTGTAGATTGTAGAAAATTAGGAACAGGTGCATATAATATTCCTAATGATGTGACAAAATTAAATTTAGAAACTAATGCTGATTTTGTATTGGCTATAGAAACATCAGGTATGTTTGCTAGATTGAATGCTGAGAGATTTTGGGATAAACACAACTGTATATTAGTCTCTTTAAAAGGAGTGCCTGCAAGAGCTACAAGAAGATTTATAAAGAGACTTAATGAAGAGTTTGATTTACCTGTTTTGGTTTTTACTGATGGAGATCCATATGGGTATTTAAATATTTATAGAACTTTAAAAGTAGGTAGTGGAAAGTCAGTACATTTAGCTGATAAGTTATCAATACCTGATGCAAGATTAATTGGTGTAACTCCACAGGATATTATTGATTATGACCTTCCAACACATCCATTGAAAGAGCAAGATATTAAAAGAATAAAGGATGGTTTAAATAATGATGATTTTGTTAGAAGCTTCCCAAAGTGGCAAGAAGCATTAAAACAAATGCTTAAAATGGGAGTTAGAGCAGAACAGCAATCTTTAGCAAAATATGGATTGAAATATGTTGTTAACACTTATTTACCTGAAAAGATAAAAGATGATAGTACATGGTTACCTTAA
- a CDS encoding 2,5-diamino-6-(ribosylamino)-4(3H)-pyrimidinone 5'-phosphate reductase: MKPYVISNVGMSLDGKLATVTGDSRISCEEDLIRVHKIRAKVDAIMVGIGTVLKDDPRLTVHKIKADKNPIRIVVDSKLRIPLNARVLNNEAKTIIATTEKADKEKMKLLKERGVEVIVCGRDKVDLKELMKILYNKGIRSILLEGGGTLNWGMFKEGLVDEVSVYIAPMIFGGKDAVSYVDGEGFKTVEEAVKLKLKKFYRLGEGIVLEYVVLR, encoded by the coding sequence ATGAAGCCATATGTAATTTCTAATGTAGGGATGAGCTTAGATGGAAAATTGGCTACAGTAACAGGAGATTCAAGGATATCCTGTGAAGAAGATTTAATTAGAGTCCATAAAATCAGAGCTAAAGTAGATGCCATTATGGTGGGCATAGGAACTGTTTTAAAGGATGATCCAAGATTAACTGTTCATAAAATAAAAGCTGATAAAAATCCTATAAGAATAGTTGTAGATAGTAAACTAAGAATTCCATTAAATGCTAGAGTTCTAAATAATGAGGCAAAAACTATAATAGCTACAACAGAGAAAGCAGATAAAGAAAAAATGAAATTGTTGAAAGAGAGGGGTGTAGAAGTAATAGTTTGTGGAAGAGATAAAGTAGATTTAAAAGAACTGATGAAAATTTTATATAATAAAGGAATTAGAAGTATTTTGTTAGAAGGAGGGGGAACTCTAAATTGGGGTATGTTTAAAGAAGGATTAGTTGATGAGGTTTCAGTGTATATTGCCCCAATGATTTTTGGAGGAAAAGATGCTGTAAGCTATGTAGATGGAGAAGGTTTTAAAACTGTTGAAGAAGCTGTAAAATTAAAGTTGAAAAAATTTTATAGATTAGGGGAAGGAATTGTTTTAGAATATGTGGTATTAAGGTAA
- the mmp3 gene encoding methyl-coenzyme M reductase-associated protein Mmp3, which produces MAKVIVNGKEKEGEFLKDVIKDEFYKDGANIVIIKGIKKSAETTRKFLIKTTKGNITIAITENNEAAEFFLNNYKSFAKKLKWVSGVDVAFGSVRIDLPISTESQKFNKWDVLLSLSGFDVEEGHLVFIKKKTEGIYGLKNPKIGRVVGGKWVIDRLKLNDRIIDIEPITEEKESVDYVVTNDLNIKLEDGWKIYSYFIAEFDGKPSAVEHCLALMEDNIFEISEYTNTYIADCRLQTLKIEESELKDRDRGVITVRNFGVGEGKVYIYKESRTSSPSHTVVGRVKEGFELINFSNSGFLTVKTIPERLCAIGMDVNKAEEMFNKYDIDIEVEGKGIVVDQQPEYTLDVLKEKKVKLKAIDDKKIISIELYEDKAPISTWYFRKVSGLTTKRVGKLKVYFKHKDVIMFKGLQEYAKGLLPENTPKDKVEANSIGISNMVSRYKGMIGIRLEENDKYGPTGEGFDKTNIVGKVIENVEHLKKVKMNDEVYFLRKI; this is translated from the coding sequence ATGGCAAAAGTTATAGTTAATGGAAAAGAAAAAGAAGGAGAATTTCTAAAAGATGTGATTAAAGATGAATTTTACAAAGATGGAGCAAATATTGTAATAATAAAAGGGATAAAGAAATCTGCTGAGACTACAAGAAAGTTTTTAATAAAAACTACAAAAGGGAATATAACAATAGCCATAACAGAGAATAATGAGGCTGCTGAATTTTTCTTAAACAATTATAAAAGTTTTGCAAAAAAACTTAAGTGGGTTAGTGGGGTTGATGTGGCATTTGGATCTGTGAGGATAGATCTTCCAATATCTACAGAGAGCCAAAAATTCAATAAGTGGGATGTTCTTTTAAGCTTGTCAGGTTTTGATGTTGAAGAAGGACACTTAGTTTTTATTAAGAAAAAGACTGAAGGTATATATGGATTGAAGAATCCAAAGATTGGTAGAGTTGTTGGAGGAAAATGGGTTATTGATAGATTAAAACTAAATGACAGAATTATTGATATTGAACCTATAACTGAAGAGAAAGAAAGTGTAGATTATGTAGTAACAAATGATTTAAATATAAAACTTGAAGATGGATGGAAGATATATAGCTACTTTATAGCAGAATTTGATGGAAAGCCTTCAGCTGTTGAACACTGTTTAGCTCTAATGGAAGATAATATATTTGAAATATCAGAATATACAAACACATATATAGCTGATTGTAGATTGCAAACATTAAAAATAGAGGAGAGTGAATTAAAAGATAGAGATAGAGGGGTTATAACAGTTAGAAACTTTGGTGTTGGTGAAGGGAAAGTGTATATATACAAAGAGAGTAGGACATCATCTCCATCACATACAGTAGTTGGAAGAGTTAAAGAGGGATTTGAATTAATAAACTTTTCAAATTCTGGATTTTTAACAGTTAAAACAATCCCTGAAAGACTTTGTGCTATAGGAATGGATGTAAATAAAGCTGAAGAAATGTTTAATAAATACGATATTGATATTGAAGTTGAAGGAAAGGGAATAGTGGTTGATCAGCAGCCAGAATATACCTTGGATGTATTAAAAGAAAAAAAAGTTAAGTTAAAGGCTATTGATGATAAAAAAATAATATCTATTGAACTCTATGAAGATAAAGCTCCTATATCAACATGGTATTTTAGAAAGGTTTCAGGATTAACTACAAAGAGAGTTGGTAAGCTAAAAGTGTATTTTAAGCATAAGGACGTTATAATGTTTAAAGGTTTACAGGAGTATGCAAAAGGTCTTTTACCAGAGAACACACCAAAAGATAAGGTAGAGGCTAATAGTATTGGAATATCTAACATGGTTAGTAGATATAAGGGGATGATAGGGATAAGGTTAGAGGAGAATGATAAATACGGCCCTACAGGAGAAGGGTTTGATAAAACAAATATTGTAGGGAAAGTTATAGAAAATGTTGAACATCTAAAAAAAGTTAAAATGAATGATGAAGTTTATTTTTTAAGAAAAATTTAA
- a CDS encoding SDR family oxidoreductase: protein MILITGGAGFIGSHVVDLFVNNGYDVIILDNLKTGNLNNVNEKAKFIKGDIRDKINLRDIEVVIHQAAQINVRYSVEDPKYDADVNILGTINLLEAIRKYEIEKIIYASSGGAVYGEPKYLPVDENHPISPISPYGLSKYVGEEYIKLYNRLYGIEFVILRYGNVYGERQDPKGEAGVISIFIDKMLRGERPVIFGNGKQTRDFVYVKDVAKANLLAMKWKNEIVNIGSGKETSVNELYKIISEELKFKEKPIYDKPREGEVYRIYLNIDKAKSLGWEPETGLKEGIRKVINWMRGSYDKLNKN from the coding sequence ATGATATTAATAACTGGTGGAGCAGGATTTATAGGAAGCCATGTTGTTGATCTCTTTGTAAATAATGGTTATGATGTTATCATTTTAGATAATCTAAAAACAGGGAATCTTAATAATGTAAATGAAAAAGCAAAGTTTATAAAAGGAGATATTAGGGATAAAATAAATTTAAGGGACATAGAGGTAGTAATCCATCAAGCTGCACAAATAAATGTTAGATACTCTGTTGAAGATCCAAAGTATGATGCAGATGTTAATATATTAGGAACTATCAATTTGTTAGAAGCGATAAGAAAATATGAAATAGAAAAGATTATATACGCATCATCTGGTGGAGCAGTTTATGGAGAACCAAAATATTTACCTGTTGATGAAAACCATCCAATTTCTCCAATATCACCATATGGATTAAGTAAGTATGTTGGGGAAGAGTATATAAAATTATACAATAGGTTATATGGAATAGAGTTTGTAATTTTAAGATATGGGAATGTTTATGGAGAAAGGCAAGATCCTAAGGGAGAGGCTGGTGTTATAAGTATATTTATAGATAAAATGTTAAGAGGAGAAAGGCCGGTAATATTTGGAAATGGAAAACAGACAAGAGATTTTGTATATGTCAAAGATGTTGCTAAAGCTAACCTATTAGCTATGAAATGGAAAAATGAGATTGTTAATATAGGATCAGGAAAAGAAACTAGTGTTAATGAATTATATAAAATTATTAGTGAAGAGCTAAAGTTTAAAGAAAAACCTATATATGACAAACCTAGAGAGGGGGAGGTTTATAGAATTTATTTAAATATTGATAAAGCTAAATCTTTAGGATGGGAGCCTGAAACTGGATTAAAAGAAGGGATAAGAAAAGTTATTAATTGGATGAGGGGAAGTTATGATAAACTCAATAAAAATTAG
- a CDS encoding protein translocase SEC61 complex subunit gamma codes for MDFDRKIEKLKEFLEECRRVWLVLKKPTKEEYINVAKITALGITVLGVIGYIIHVPAVYIKTTIFKK; via the coding sequence ATGGATTTTGATAGAAAGATAGAAAAGTTAAAAGAATTTTTAGAAGAGTGTAGGAGGGTTTGGCTAGTTTTAAAAAAACCTACAAAAGAAGAATATATCAATGTTGCTAAGATTACAGCTTTGGGTATAACAGTTTTAGGAGTAATTGGGTACATCATCCATGTTCCAGCTGTTTATATAAAAACCACTATTTTCAAAAAATAA
- a CDS encoding RNA-binding domain-containing protein translates to MINSIKISSIAHATEDLEKVLKAIEFLIPEDVDDEKIDIEVVETEGYFRNPIRIINLNAEGKEAEKIYKHIIELIKSNEKNINKLRRDLHLRIEDNKFYIRFDKQKAFLGEARVVDGDDVIRVVINFKIYTKNKEDIVKELLTKELGICMS, encoded by the coding sequence ATGATAAACTCAATAAAAATTAGCTCTATTGCTCATGCTACTGAAGATTTAGAAAAAGTATTAAAAGCCATTGAGTTTTTAATTCCTGAAGATGTTGATGATGAAAAGATAGATATAGAGGTTGTAGAAACAGAAGGTTATTTTAGAAATCCTATAAGAATTATTAATTTAAATGCAGAAGGAAAAGAAGCTGAGAAGATATATAAACATATAATTGAACTTATAAAATCTAATGAGAAGAATATTAATAAATTAAGAAGAGATTTACATCTTAGAATAGAAGATAACAAATTTTATATAAGATTTGATAAGCAAAAAGCATTTTTAGGAGAGGCAAGGGTAGTAGATGGAGATGATGTAATAAGAGTGGTTATTAACTTCAAGATCTATACAAAAAATAAGGAAGATATTGTAAAAGAGCTCTTAACTAAAGAGCTGGGAATATGCATGAGTTAA
- the sucC gene encoding ADP-forming succinate--CoA ligase subunit beta yields the protein MKLYEYEAKNLFRYYNIPVPESFLIYKDDNLDLVDIDKEVVLKAQVLVGGRGKAGGILFAKNKKEFIEKAKELFNKEIKGEKVEKILVEEKLKIKKEYYVSITIDRDAKKPVLIFSTEGGVDIEEVAKKNPEKIIKYHIDVLKPFLPYKIRWILDGKIPSEELAIANIIYNLYQLFKEKDATLVEINPLVITEDNKIYAADAVVILDDDAHYRQNFEAFEESNKEKLPFAYVELDGDITVIGNGAGLTLASMDIIKNLGREPACFLDIGGGADTETVKLALKKVLSNKKVKGVFINILAGITKCDEVAKGIVEILKEHPNVKFSVRMMGTNEELGRKILEENNIYYETSMEEAAKKLIENL from the coding sequence ATGAAACTGTATGAATATGAGGCAAAGAATCTCTTTAGATATTACAATATTCCAGTTCCAGAGAGTTTTTTAATTTATAAAGATGATAATTTAGATCTTGTAGATATTGATAAAGAGGTTGTATTAAAGGCTCAAGTTCTTGTTGGGGGTAGAGGGAAAGCTGGAGGAATTCTTTTTGCAAAAAATAAAAAAGAATTCATAGAAAAAGCTAAAGAGCTTTTTAATAAGGAAATAAAAGGTGAAAAAGTAGAAAAGATATTAGTTGAGGAAAAATTAAAAATAAAAAAGGAATATTATGTATCAATAACAATTGATAGGGATGCTAAAAAGCCTGTTTTAATATTCTCCACCGAAGGAGGAGTAGATATTGAAGAAGTGGCAAAGAAAAATCCTGAAAAAATAATAAAATATCATATTGATGTTTTGAAACCTTTTTTACCATATAAAATTAGATGGATATTAGATGGAAAAATTCCTTCAGAAGAGTTAGCTATTGCCAACATAATTTATAACCTCTATCAATTATTCAAAGAAAAAGATGCTACTTTAGTTGAAATAAATCCATTAGTTATCACAGAAGATAATAAGATCTATGCTGCTGATGCTGTTGTTATATTAGATGATGATGCACATTATAGGCAGAATTTTGAAGCATTTGAAGAATCTAATAAAGAAAAATTGCCTTTTGCATATGTTGAATTAGATGGTGATATAACTGTTATAGGTAATGGAGCAGGATTAACTTTAGCTAGTATGGATATAATAAAAAATCTTGGTAGAGAACCTGCATGCTTCTTAGATATTGGAGGAGGTGCAGACACTGAAACTGTTAAATTAGCTCTAAAAAAAGTTCTTAGTAATAAAAAGGTTAAAGGGGTCTTTATTAATATTTTAGCAGGAATAACAAAGTGTGATGAAGTTGCTAAAGGTATAGTTGAAATTTTAAAGGAGCATCCAAATGTTAAATTTTCTGTAAGGATGATGGGAACTAATGAAGAACTTGGTAGAAAAATATTAGAGGAGAATAATATATACTATGAGACATCTATGGAAGAAGCTGCTAAGAAATTGATAGAGAATTTATAA
- a CDS encoding mechanosensitive ion channel family protein — MVDMGYYLNILVNLAIGLIICIVIIVLGFILASIVSSMFKKYLRKWAEKTETKIDDIIIEAIESPIKIIIIVYAIYFGLSFLPLPYIITLAIGNFVKFVVILAITWFVAKIGEGSLEHYILPYIKKEIYEGLDENQSKLFKNLTTITICIIGLLIALDSVGFDISILLLLIAIFGLGFALALKDIFSHFLSGVLLFWNKIMKVNNNIKVGSVIGRVKEMHLTYTKLETPEGEEVIIPNAKLINEIIIKKKE; from the coding sequence ATGGTAGATATGGGCTATTACTTAAATATATTGGTGAATTTAGCTATTGGATTAATAATATGTATTGTTATTATTGTTCTTGGCTTTATCTTAGCTTCTATTGTTAGCTCAATGTTTAAAAAATACTTAAGAAAATGGGCAGAAAAAACTGAAACAAAGATTGATGATATAATAATAGAAGCTATTGAATCTCCTATAAAAATAATTATTATTGTTTATGCTATCTATTTTGGTCTATCTTTTTTACCTCTTCCATATATAATAACATTAGCCATAGGAAATTTTGTTAAATTTGTTGTTATATTAGCTATAACATGGTTTGTTGCTAAGATAGGTGAAGGAAGTTTAGAGCATTATATCTTACCATATATAAAAAAGGAAATTTATGAAGGATTAGATGAAAATCAATCAAAACTGTTTAAAAACTTAACAACAATTACAATTTGTATAATTGGTTTATTAATAGCTCTAGATTCTGTAGGGTTTGATATTTCAATATTATTACTGTTAATTGCTATATTTGGGTTAGGATTTGCTTTGGCTTTAAAGGATATATTCTCACACTTCTTATCAGGAGTTTTGTTGTTTTGGAATAAGATAATGAAGGTTAATAATAATATAAAAGTAGGTAGTGTTATTGGAAGGGTAAAGGAGATGCACTTAACTTATACAAAATTGGAAACTCCTGAAGGAGAGGAAGTTATTATTCCTAATGCTAAGTTAATAAATGAGATAATTATTAAAAAGAAAGAATAA
- a CDS encoding tetratricopeptide repeat protein has product MPQIKELDSILNILYAWRNLSEGNSLEALYYINKALETNPDNTIALFLKGIILLGMGDVEGSKETLEKLVKLSPKNYMALSLLSLVNSLLGDFKKSIELNEEALSIESQFLMGWLLKIINLDYLYDYDELLKIYKKFSKKCPKFSIIDIKSADILRKYGRYHEALEFLDKALSLNPENIGAIYLKGVILKRLGRYEEALECFKKLIDEMNIRWLDAIRHAASTCLVLDKLDDAERYVNMGLKIKNRDISLWYFKALIHEYRGNLDEALKCFQKVVNIYPNHVKAYLSMAKIYEKKGDYDKAIKYYETALLKRKEDLRGA; this is encoded by the coding sequence ATGCCTCAAATTAAAGAATTAGATTCCATACTTAATATTTTATATGCATGGAGAAATTTATCAGAAGGAAATAGTTTAGAGGCTTTATATTATATAAATAAAGCTTTAGAGACAAATCCTGACAATACAATAGCATTATTTTTAAAAGGAATAATTTTGTTAGGTATGGGAGATGTTGAAGGTTCTAAAGAAACTTTAGAAAAACTAGTTAAACTTTCTCCAAAGAATTATATGGCCTTATCATTATTGAGTTTAGTAAATAGCTTATTAGGAGATTTTAAAAAGTCTATAGAACTCAATGAAGAAGCATTGAGCATAGAAAGCCAATTTCTTATGGGTTGGCTTTTAAAGATAATAAACTTAGATTATTTGTATGATTATGATGAACTTTTAAAGATATACAAGAAATTTTCAAAAAAATGTCCTAAATTTTCCATTATTGATATAAAATCTGCAGATATTTTAAGAAAGTATGGAAGATATCATGAAGCTTTAGAATTTTTAGATAAAGCTTTATCTTTAAATCCTGAAAATATAGGAGCTATTTATTTGAAAGGGGTTATATTAAAAAGATTGGGAAGATATGAAGAGGCATTAGAATGTTTTAAAAAATTAATAGATGAGATGAATATAAGATGGTTAGATGCTATAAGACATGCTGCATCAACATGTTTAGTTCTTGATAAGTTAGATGATGCAGAGAGATATGTTAATATGGGTTTAAAGATTAAAAATAGGGATATAAGTCTGTGGTATTTTAAAGCATTAATTCACGAGTATAGAGGTAATCTTGATGAAGCTTTAAAATGTTTTCAAAAGGTAGTTAATATCTATCCAAACCATGTAAAAGCTTATTTAAGTATGGCTAAGATTTATGAGAAAAAAGGAGATTATGATAAAGCCATAAAATATTATGAAACAGCTTTATTAAAAAGAAAAGAAGACTTAAGAGGGGCATAA
- the hypA gene encoding hydrogenase maturation nickel metallochaperone HypA, with protein sequence MHELSLANSILDAILSAIESEEKKGRKVKKVKEIYLEIGELVFVNVEQLKFAFEVISEGTACEGAKVNIEILKSKCRCVNCGYEGEPKIVDDFIISCPKCGGFRLEIIGGKELNIKNVIIEYM encoded by the coding sequence ATGCATGAGTTAAGCTTAGCAAACTCTATATTAGATGCTATTTTATCAGCTATTGAGAGTGAGGAGAAAAAAGGAAGAAAAGTAAAAAAAGTTAAAGAAATTTATTTGGAGATAGGAGAATTGGTTTTTGTTAATGTTGAGCAGTTAAAGTTTGCCTTTGAAGTTATCTCTGAAGGAACTGCATGTGAAGGAGCAAAAGTAAATATTGAAATATTAAAATCTAAATGTAGATGTGTTAATTGTGGATATGAAGGAGAACCTAAAATAGTAGATGATTTCATTATCTCATGCCCTAAATGTGGAGGTTTTAGATTAGAAATAATAGGAGGAAAAGAGTTAAACATAAAAAATGTTATTATTGAATATATGTGA